A window of Ictidomys tridecemlineatus isolate mIctTri1 chromosome 1, mIctTri1.hap1, whole genome shotgun sequence contains these coding sequences:
- the C1H10orf143 gene encoding uncharacterized protein C10orf143 homolog isoform X1 produces MDSLALGQWRRRKPEELPVPGDAKRACQRSEASGQEPGCHQESTCTLASWSTEDQGPQSRGCPSALWPEGAQGRPCSVISQNGGRSSAQPCPRCIAGESGHFNHTENR; encoded by the exons ATGGACAGCCTGGCGCTGGGTCAGTGGCGACGGCGGAAGCCGGAGGAGCTGCCGGTTCCGGGGGACGCG AAACGGGCATGCCAGAGGTCAGAAGCCAGCGGGCAGGAGCCTGGCTGCCACCAGGAGAGCACATGCACCCTGGCGTCCTGGAGCACAGAGGACCAGGGGCCTCAATCAAGAGGTTGCCCCTCTGCACTGTGGCCAGAAGGTGCCCAGGGCAGACCATGCTCAGTG ATTTCTCAAAATGGTGGAAGAAGCTCAGCCCAGCCTTGCCCAAGATGTATCGCGGGGGAATCT
- the C1H10orf143 gene encoding uncharacterized protein C10orf143 homolog isoform X2, giving the protein MVPRSKDIQKRACQRSEASGQEPGCHQESTCTLASWSTEDQGPQSRGCPSALWPEGAQGRPCSVISQNGGRSSAQPCPRCIAGESGHFNHTENR; this is encoded by the exons ATGGTACCCAGATCCAAGGACATCCAG AAACGGGCATGCCAGAGGTCAGAAGCCAGCGGGCAGGAGCCTGGCTGCCACCAGGAGAGCACATGCACCCTGGCGTCCTGGAGCACAGAGGACCAGGGGCCTCAATCAAGAGGTTGCCCCTCTGCACTGTGGCCAGAAGGTGCCCAGGGCAGACCATGCTCAGTG ATTTCTCAAAATGGTGGAAGAAGCTCAGCCCAGCCTTGCCCAAGATGTATCGCGGGGGAATCT